A genomic region of bacterium contains the following coding sequences:
- the moeB gene encoding molybdopterin-synthase adenylyltransferase MoeB, whose product MSTFRDLLKEAKAVIREADPSGAEAMLAEGAVLLDVREPDEYEQGAIPGSVHIPRGNLEPNVENRLSDKDAPVVVMCAGGVRSAFAAQTLQEMGYGDVVSMDGGFNQWKDEGRDWALPVSLTPDQRNRYHRHLLLPEVGTEGQIKLLDAKVLCLGAGGLGSPAALYLAAAGVGTVGIVDMDVVDASNLQRQILHNLDRVGDRKVDSAKKTLNALNPDVNVVTYDVRLGADNIVDIIKDYDVIVDGADNFPVRYMLNDASVKLGIPVVHGSIFRFEGQVTVFDPRNGPTYRDMIPEPPPAEMAPSCAEAGVLGVLPGIVGSIQALEAIKLILGHGDTLVGRLLAFDASEMSFREYKLRPDPDQPVTWENRDKIQVVELDGLCAPAPLG is encoded by the coding sequence ATGTCCACATTCAGAGATTTGTTAAAAGAGGCCAAAGCCGTGATCCGGGAGGCCGATCCCTCGGGCGCGGAGGCGATGCTGGCTGAGGGCGCGGTGCTCCTTGACGTTCGAGAGCCTGACGAGTACGAGCAAGGGGCGATACCCGGCTCGGTCCACATCCCCCGGGGCAACCTCGAGCCCAACGTGGAGAACCGGCTGTCCGACAAGGATGCCCCGGTGGTGGTCATGTGCGCGGGCGGCGTTCGCTCTGCGTTCGCGGCCCAGACCCTTCAGGAGATGGGCTACGGCGACGTGGTGTCGATGGACGGCGGATTCAACCAGTGGAAAGACGAGGGCCGGGACTGGGCCCTGCCAGTGTCGCTGACCCCCGACCAGCGCAACCGGTACCACCGCCATTTGCTGCTGCCCGAGGTAGGCACCGAGGGCCAGATCAAGCTTCTGGATGCCAAGGTCCTCTGCCTGGGTGCCGGAGGGCTGGGCTCTCCCGCCGCCCTGTACTTGGCCGCCGCCGGAGTGGGCACCGTGGGCATCGTGGACATGGACGTGGTGGACGCCTCCAATCTCCAGCGCCAGATTCTCCACAACCTCGACCGGGTGGGGGATCGCAAGGTGGACTCGGCCAAGAAGACACTCAACGCCTTGAACCCCGACGTGAACGTGGTGACCTACGACGTGCGGCTGGGGGCCGACAACATCGTCGACATCATCAAGGACTACGACGTGATAGTGGACGGCGCCGACAATTTCCCGGTGCGCTACATGCTCAACGACGCCTCGGTGAAGCTGGGCATCCCCGTGGTCCACGGTTCGATCTTCCGGTTCGAAGGCCAGGTCACGGTGTTCGATCCCCGCAACGGCCCCACCTACCGGGACATGATCCCCGAGCCACCCCCCGCTGAGATGGCCCCGAGCTGCGCCGAGGCCGGTGTGCTGGGAGTGCTTCCGGGCATCGTGGGTTCGATCCAGGCCTTGGAGGCCATCAAGTTGATCTTGGGCCACGGAGACACCCTGGTAGGGCGGCTGCTGGCCTTCGACGCCAGCGAGATGTCGTTCCGGGAGTACAAGCTGCGGCCCGATCCGGATCAGCCCGTCACCTGGGAGAACCGGGACAAGATCCAGGTTGTCGAACTCGACGGGCTCTGTGCCCCCGCCCCGCTGGGCTAG
- a CDS encoding DUF2304 domain-containing protein, whose translation MSLTARIVSALLAAVVVAIILKLQRRGGMVSKYGLLWMITSALMLLLAAAPDVADTVGGWLGVDYTPSLVFMAALGFVLIVLVQYSWELSRTEQRIQILMEEVALLRRELEEQRKDARSED comes from the coding sequence ATGAGCCTCACCGCCCGAATCGTTTCTGCCCTGTTAGCCGCCGTCGTGGTGGCCATCATCCTCAAGCTCCAGCGCCGGGGCGGGATGGTCTCCAAGTACGGGCTGCTGTGGATGATCACCTCGGCACTGATGCTGCTGCTAGCCGCGGCCCCCGATGTGGCCGACACCGTGGGGGGCTGGCTGGGAGTGGACTACACGCCGTCGCTGGTGTTCATGGCTGCCTTGGGATTCGTGCTGATTGTACTGGTGCAGTACTCCTGGGAGCTCAGCCGCACCGAGCAGCGCATTCAGATCCTCATGGAAGAGGTGGCGCTCCTGCGCCGTGAACTCGAAGAGCAGCGAAAGGACGCCCGCTCTGAGGACTAG
- a CDS encoding glycosyltransferase family 2 protein — translation MAAPRLIVVIPAFNEEDTVGAVISDLQRSCSGPMEVVVVDDGSADDTAEKATTAGATVLRLPVNLGYGAALRLGFRYAARRQWDHALVLDADGQHAAADIPTLLAASRSGADLVLGSRFHSDCAAPYPVSRIRRAAMRLVSQVLRHRRGVALTDPTSGFWAMSRPCVELFSQQLPAGYLDNLLGLSIAARAGLAIQEVPVAMAPRQGGQPSTQGATLVFHYARTLLAVFIGGRS, via the coding sequence GTGGCCGCTCCCCGACTCATCGTTGTTATCCCCGCCTTCAACGAGGAGGACACCGTGGGAGCAGTGATCTCCGACTTGCAGCGGTCCTGCTCCGGACCAATGGAGGTCGTGGTGGTGGACGACGGCTCGGCCGATGACACTGCCGAGAAGGCCACCACCGCCGGGGCCACCGTCCTGAGGCTGCCGGTGAACCTGGGCTACGGGGCCGCCCTTCGGCTGGGCTTCCGCTACGCCGCCCGCCGCCAGTGGGACCATGCCCTGGTGCTGGACGCCGACGGCCAGCACGCCGCCGCCGATATTCCCACTCTGCTGGCTGCCTCCCGCTCGGGAGCCGATCTGGTGCTGGGCAGCCGATTCCACTCCGACTGCGCCGCTCCCTACCCGGTGTCCCGAATCCGGCGGGCGGCCATGCGCCTGGTCAGCCAAGTTCTCCGCCATCGCCGCGGCGTGGCGCTCACCGACCCCACATCGGGGTTTTGGGCCATGTCGAGGCCCTGCGTGGAGCTGTTCTCCCAGCAGCTTCCGGCGGGATACCTAGACAACCTGCTCGGCCTGTCGATCGCCGCCCGCGCCGGGCTGGCCATCCAAGAAGTGCCGGTGGCCATGGCCCCCCGCCAAGGGGGCCAGCCATCGACCCAGGGGGCCACCCTGGTCTTCCACTACGCCCGAACCCTGCTCGCTGTCTTCATCGGAGGTCGATCATGA
- a CDS encoding glucose-1-phosphate thymidylyltransferase — protein MKGLILSGGEGTRLRPLTHTRAKQLVPIANKAVLFYGIEDMAAAGITDIAIVVGDTHQEIRDAVGDGSSFGVSVTYIRQEAPLGLAHCVLIARDFLGDDCFVMYLGDNMLEQGLAEFVERFEKSREQSSSERGDSGTDPCRAQILLTPVENPSSFGVAELNPDGDVVNLVEKPTDPPSNLALVGVYIFDSCIHGAVAAIEPSARGELEITDAIFWLIQNGYRVSHQLLDGWWIDTGKKDPLLACNRLVLDTVARRVDGAVDDASRVEGRVVVSEGAKIVNSTVRGPAVIGANTRIENTFIGPYTSIGDECVVVDAELDHSVVLEGCRIDGIGRITDSLIGQHVQLTQSPERPQASRLMLGDHSHLELG, from the coding sequence ATGAAAGGGTTGATCTTGTCGGGAGGAGAAGGGACGCGGCTGCGCCCGCTTACCCACACCCGGGCCAAGCAGTTGGTGCCTATCGCCAACAAGGCGGTGTTGTTCTACGGCATCGAGGACATGGCCGCCGCGGGGATCACCGACATCGCCATCGTGGTGGGCGACACCCATCAGGAGATTCGGGATGCGGTGGGCGACGGTTCAAGCTTCGGAGTGAGCGTGACCTACATCCGTCAGGAGGCTCCACTCGGCTTGGCCCACTGCGTGCTCATAGCCCGGGACTTCTTGGGCGACGACTGCTTTGTCATGTACTTGGGCGACAACATGCTGGAGCAGGGCCTGGCTGAATTCGTCGAGAGGTTCGAGAAGTCCAGGGAGCAGAGTTCCAGCGAACGGGGCGATTCCGGTACCGACCCCTGTCGAGCGCAGATCCTGCTGACCCCGGTGGAGAACCCTTCGTCGTTCGGAGTGGCTGAACTCAATCCCGATGGCGACGTGGTGAACCTGGTGGAAAAGCCCACCGATCCGCCCTCCAACTTGGCCTTGGTGGGTGTATACATCTTCGACTCCTGTATCCATGGCGCGGTGGCGGCCATCGAGCCTTCGGCCCGGGGCGAGTTGGAGATTACCGATGCCATCTTCTGGCTGATTCAGAACGGCTACCGGGTGAGCCATCAGCTGTTGGACGGATGGTGGATCGACACCGGCAAGAAGGATCCGCTGCTGGCATGCAATCGACTGGTGCTTGACACCGTGGCTCGCCGGGTGGACGGAGCGGTGGACGATGCCTCAAGGGTTGAAGGGCGGGTGGTGGTTTCAGAAGGGGCCAAGATCGTCAATTCCACCGTGCGGGGACCGGCGGTGATCGGGGCCAACACCCGGATCGAGAACACGTTCATCGGGCCCTACACCTCCATCGGCGACGAGTGCGTGGTGGTCGACGCCGAATTGGACCACTCGGTGGTGCTTGAGGGCTGCCGCATCGATGGAATCGGCCGGATCACCGACTCCCTGATCGGCCAGCACGTGCAGTTGACCCAATCACCTGAGCGTCCTCAGGCATCTCGGCTCATGCTGGGCGACCATTCCCATCTGGAGCTGGGATAG
- a CDS encoding dTDP-4-dehydrorhamnose 3,5-epimerase → MAAVSPCEAIAGAFIVSPDIHGDERGVFVETYRREWIPGVREMIQANRGDRRSGSVVGLHYHLHQADYWYVPVGQARVVLHDLRSGSPTDGQTVALPLGTEPDGVNHHRGVYIPPGVAHGFAALSDMTITYLVDGYYNPADELGVAWDDPEIGADWGVDSPILSVRDQSNPRRSEIPDHLIPRFGPQL, encoded by the coding sequence GTGGCCGCGGTAAGTCCTTGCGAGGCGATTGCGGGCGCATTCATTGTGTCCCCCGACATCCACGGAGATGAGCGGGGCGTATTTGTGGAGACCTACCGGCGGGAGTGGATTCCCGGCGTCCGGGAGATGATCCAGGCCAACCGGGGAGACCGGCGGTCCGGCTCGGTAGTGGGCTTGCACTATCACCTCCATCAGGCCGACTACTGGTACGTGCCGGTGGGACAGGCCCGGGTGGTGCTGCACGATCTTCGATCGGGTTCGCCCACCGACGGGCAGACCGTGGCGCTTCCCCTGGGCACCGAACCGGACGGAGTCAATCACCACCGAGGGGTGTATATACCGCCGGGGGTGGCGCATGGGTTTGCCGCTCTGTCGGACATGACCATTACCTACTTGGTTGACGGCTACTACAACCCGGCCGACGAGTTGGGGGTGGCGTGGGACGACCCGGAGATTGGCGCCGATTGGGGGGTGGACAGCCCCATCCTCTCGGTTCGCGACCAGTCGAACCCCCGCCGCTCGGAAATCCCCGACCACTTGATCCCCCGGTTCGGCCCTCAGCTGTGA
- the rfbB gene encoding dTDP-glucose 4,6-dehydratase, with product MKLLITGGAGFIGSNYVRWLLAYSDDSVVVYDALTYAGNRDNLRDFEDDPRFEFIYGDVCDRDGVVEAMERCDAVVHFAAESHVDRSIVGPDAFVRTNCDGTNVVCDTARRLEVGKLVQVSTDEVYGSIDEGSFAETDRLEPRSPYSASKAGADLIALAHGETFGLPVAITRTTNNFGPYQHPEKLIPLFTTNLLDGLAVPLYGDGLNVRDWCHVDDNCAAIDLVLRQGLSGEIYNIAGGNELTNRDLTERLLELCGRDESFIRYVDDRLGHDRRYSVDATKIGSLGWLPTREMDEALAATVEWYRDNRWWWAPLKQAAT from the coding sequence ATGAAACTGCTGATCACCGGGGGCGCCGGATTCATCGGGTCGAACTATGTGCGGTGGCTGCTGGCCTATAGCGACGACTCGGTGGTGGTGTACGACGCCCTCACCTATGCCGGCAACCGCGACAACCTGAGGGATTTCGAAGACGATCCCCGCTTTGAGTTCATCTACGGCGACGTGTGCGACCGCGACGGGGTAGTCGAGGCCATGGAGCGCTGCGATGCGGTGGTCCACTTTGCTGCCGAGAGCCATGTGGACCGTTCCATCGTGGGCCCCGATGCCTTCGTGCGCACGAACTGCGATGGCACGAACGTGGTGTGCGACACGGCCCGGCGGCTGGAAGTGGGCAAGCTGGTGCAGGTTTCCACCGACGAGGTGTACGGGTCGATCGACGAGGGCTCCTTCGCCGAGACCGACCGGCTGGAACCCCGTTCGCCCTACTCGGCGTCCAAGGCCGGGGCCGACTTGATCGCGCTGGCCCATGGGGAGACCTTTGGCCTGCCGGTGGCCATCACTCGAACCACAAACAACTTCGGGCCCTATCAGCACCCCGAAAAGCTGATCCCCCTGTTCACCACCAACCTCCTCGACGGGCTGGCGGTGCCCCTGTACGGCGACGGTTTGAACGTGCGTGACTGGTGCCATGTAGACGACAACTGTGCGGCCATCGACTTGGTGCTGCGCCAGGGTTTATCGGGAGAGATCTACAACATCGCCGGAGGCAACGAGCTCACCAACCGGGACCTGACCGAACGGCTGCTGGAGTTGTGCGGTCGGGACGAATCGTTCATCCGCTACGTGGACGACCGCCTGGGCCACGACCGACGCTACTCGGTGGATGCGACCAAAATCGGCAGCCTGGGGTGGTTGCCAACCCGGGAGATGGATGAGGCTTTGGCCGCCACCGTGGAGTGGTACCGGGACAACCGCTGGTGGTGGGCGCCGCTCAAGCAAGCGGCGACATGA
- the rfbD gene encoding dTDP-4-dehydrorhamnose reductase: MKVLVTGAAGQLGCDVAAQFADSGHDVIAARRRELDVSRREQVLGVVGSVQPDVLVNCAAYTAVDACETDAERAYEVNALAVRHLAEAAYRFDAHLCHVSTDYVFSGDKAEPYHEWDQPDPRSVYGASKLAGEQEVGEAATVVRTSWLCGRHGANVVATVLRLAAEGGPLRFVNDQRGSPSFTPDVAIMIERLCVDRSPGLYHVTNRGEASWYEFAREVMVAAGHDPDRVEPITTAELDPPRLAPRPANSVLENRALGLTGLDQPPDYRESLHRLVADLRG, encoded by the coding sequence GTGAAGGTTCTGGTCACCGGGGCGGCCGGACAGCTCGGCTGTGACGTGGCGGCGCAGTTCGCCGATTCCGGCCATGACGTCATTGCTGCTCGCCGCCGAGAACTGGATGTCTCCCGGCGAGAACAGGTGCTCGGTGTGGTGGGTTCTGTCCAGCCCGATGTTCTAGTCAACTGTGCGGCCTATACGGCGGTGGACGCTTGCGAGACCGATGCTGAGCGGGCCTATGAGGTCAACGCATTGGCGGTGCGCCACCTGGCCGAGGCGGCCTACCGGTTTGATGCCCACCTGTGCCACGTTTCCACCGACTACGTGTTCTCCGGCGACAAAGCCGAGCCCTACCACGAATGGGACCAGCCCGATCCCCGGTCGGTTTATGGCGCCAGCAAGCTGGCCGGCGAGCAGGAGGTAGGCGAAGCTGCCACCGTGGTGCGGACCTCGTGGCTGTGCGGTCGCCACGGCGCCAATGTGGTGGCCACCGTGTTGCGGCTGGCTGCCGAAGGCGGGCCGCTCCGATTCGTAAACGACCAGCGGGGCTCGCCGTCGTTCACTCCTGATGTGGCCATCATGATCGAGCGGCTGTGCGTTGACCGATCTCCGGGGCTGTATCACGTGACCAATCGGGGAGAGGCGTCTTGGTATGAGTTCGCCCGGGAGGTCATGGTCGCCGCAGGCCATGACCCCGACCGGGTAGAGCCCATCACCACGGCTGAACTCGATCCGCCTCGTCTGGCCCCCCGACCGGCGAACTCGGTGCTGGAGAACCGGGCGCTGGGTTTGACCGGCTTGGACCAGCCCCCTGACTACCGGGAGTCGCTGCATCGCTTGGTGGCCGATCTGCGGGGCTGA
- a CDS encoding SpoIID/LytB domain-containing protein, with translation MSQWGGLARAQAGQSASAILSFYYENTQLVENYGRPADDPGPAPTPTTSTPVPSPAATPTSPEDAAQVLLATTDTTTLTPEGINRITVENQNIPVGGQDAARPLAGTPITFTRHQGRWHITYNGTDICPNGCIGQTAQLHFATDTAVSISTTGRSYSHGRINLIAVAGDPSRFHITLDSLTVEEFLDDPHNDPGGPAPISDTAAEWIQVLLANAEATTLTPEGLNRITIDDQNITHSGLEAVRAPAGTPIAISRVGGRWRIRYGNVDLCGNGCAGQTVQLHFGTDTAVAASTTGRSYSHGRINLIAVAGDPSRFLVVVDSLTIEKFFSDPHSALPTTSVGTPPTNPEPVIETPPQPVHPEDAIRVHLSTTTSTRLTPQGANRITVDGQGEIRVPAGTSVTVTRHVGHWHFTVNGTDVCGNGCSGQTAQLHFATGTSVRVSNTGHSYSHGRINLVPAGGDPGTFYVILDSLPMEKYLRGIAETPMNWPLPIHEAQAIAARSYASATLRERRASGSWNRPFDLYATVWDQAFVGDLREKHADAATWLQAVENTEGQILQHGGAPIRAFYSASNGGHTERSGYVFSTDLPYLSAKPDPFDSQDGNPYTSWTRSYSVADLNRWLNDHSDTAVGQLISMETVGGIGGSGRLDKAQIRIIGTSRTVTVTGNRLQARINTAARESGQNQLLSTLFSFTVPLATVTTTPDDPGDPGDITPADDVFYSGVIDGPDFCLNFSLGGPTTYAFDSDDNGIADVCSLPTTRRVAVARQNALQDLKDFGDARQVFADRLAEECRSLLSATFGEPEQEAVDECAQYRDVQANPSTAPVPPTSPGPETEPADNNGSPMTADDEMFYSGAIDGPDFCLNFSLGGPTTYAFDSDDNGIADVCSLPTTRRVAVARQRALEHLESQFSDNFELLFFSHCRRVPETFGESEQEEVDDCEAIRRSATI, from the coding sequence ATGAGCCAGTGGGGAGGCCTCGCCCGAGCCCAGGCCGGACAGAGTGCCTCAGCAATCCTGAGCTTCTACTACGAGAACACCCAGTTGGTGGAGAACTACGGTCGCCCGGCCGACGACCCGGGACCAGCGCCCACTCCCACAACCTCAACCCCCGTACCGAGCCCAGCCGCGACGCCCACGTCTCCTGAGGACGCGGCCCAGGTGTTGCTGGCCACCACCGACACCACCACCCTTACCCCCGAAGGGATCAACCGGATTACCGTTGAAAACCAGAACATCCCAGTCGGTGGCCAGGATGCAGCCCGTCCCCTGGCCGGAACCCCCATCACCTTCACCCGCCACCAAGGTCGCTGGCACATCACCTACAACGGGACCGACATATGCCCCAACGGCTGTATCGGACAAACCGCCCAACTCCACTTCGCTACCGACACCGCCGTGTCCATATCCACCACCGGCCGCTCCTACTCCCACGGCCGCATCAACCTCATCGCCGTCGCCGGAGACCCGAGCCGGTTCCACATCACCCTCGACTCGCTCACTGTCGAGGAGTTCCTCGACGATCCCCACAACGACCCCGGCGGGCCAGCCCCAATCAGCGACACAGCAGCAGAATGGATACAGGTATTGCTGGCCAACGCCGAGGCGACCACCCTCACCCCCGAGGGGCTTAACCGGATCACCATTGACGACCAGAACATCACTCACAGCGGCCTCGAAGCGGTCCGGGCCCCAGCCGGAACCCCTATCGCCATCTCCCGAGTCGGCGGCCGCTGGCGCATCCGTTACGGCAATGTTGACCTTTGCGGCAACGGCTGTGCCGGGCAGACGGTCCAACTCCATTTCGGCACCGACACCGCAGTGGCCGCATCCACCACCGGCCGCTCCTACTCCCACGGCCGCATCAACCTCATCGCCGTTGCCGGAGACCCGAGCCGTTTCCTGGTCGTCGTGGACTCCTTGACCATCGAGAAGTTCTTCAGCGACCCCCACAGCGCCCTTCCCACCACATCAGTGGGCACACCCCCAACGAATCCCGAGCCGGTGATCGAGACCCCACCGCAGCCGGTGCATCCCGAAGACGCCATCCGCGTCCACCTGAGCACCACCACCAGCACCAGGCTGACCCCCCAAGGGGCAAATCGCATCACTGTCGACGGCCAAGGCGAAATCCGGGTACCCGCGGGCACCTCAGTGACCGTCACCCGCCACGTCGGCCACTGGCATTTTACCGTCAACGGCACCGATGTGTGCGGCAACGGCTGTTCTGGGCAGACGGCCCAACTCCACTTCGCCACCGGCACTTCGGTAAGGGTGTCCAACACCGGCCACTCCTACTCCCACGGCCGCATCAACCTGGTACCCGCCGGAGGAGACCCCGGAACCTTCTATGTGATCCTCGATTCCCTTCCTATGGAGAAGTATCTCCGGGGCATCGCCGAGACGCCCATGAACTGGCCGCTGCCAATTCACGAGGCCCAGGCCATTGCCGCCCGAAGCTACGCCAGCGCCACCCTTCGGGAGCGGCGGGCCTCTGGCTCGTGGAACCGGCCCTTCGACCTGTACGCCACGGTTTGGGACCAGGCATTTGTGGGAGACCTCCGCGAGAAGCACGCCGACGCCGCTACCTGGCTCCAAGCCGTGGAGAACACCGAGGGGCAGATATTGCAGCACGGCGGTGCCCCCATTCGAGCGTTCTATTCGGCGTCCAACGGCGGCCACACCGAGCGCAGTGGGTATGTGTTCTCCACTGATCTCCCCTACCTGTCAGCCAAACCCGACCCCTTCGACAGCCAAGACGGCAACCCCTACACCTCATGGACGCGCTCCTATTCAGTTGCCGACCTCAACCGGTGGTTGAACGACCATTCCGATACCGCAGTGGGGCAGCTCATCAGCATGGAGACCGTGGGTGGCATTGGCGGATCGGGACGGTTGGACAAGGCCCAAATCCGGATCATCGGCACCTCTCGTACTGTCACCGTCACCGGCAACCGACTTCAGGCCCGGATCAATACTGCGGCCCGAGAGAGCGGACAGAACCAGCTCTTGTCCACCCTCTTCAGCTTCACCGTTCCTCTGGCCACCGTCACCACCACGCCAGACGATCCGGGGGACCCCGGGGACATAACCCCGGCCGACGATGTGTTCTACTCCGGAGTCATCGACGGCCCGGACTTCTGCCTCAACTTCAGCCTCGGCGGTCCAACCACCTACGCCTTCGACAGCGACGACAACGGAATCGCCGACGTGTGCTCCCTGCCCACCACCCGCCGGGTGGCCGTAGCCCGCCAGAACGCCTTGCAGGATTTGAAGGACTTTGGAGATGCCCGGCAAGTCTTTGCCGACCGCCTAGCCGAGGAGTGCCGCTCGCTCCTGTCCGCTACGTTCGGCGAGCCAGAGCAAGAGGCGGTAGACGAGTGCGCCCAGTACCGGGATGTCCAGGCTAACCCGTCCACGGCCCCGGTCCCGCCAACCAGCCCCGGCCCGGAGACAGAGCCAGCCGACAACAACGGATCACCGATGACCGCCGATGACGAGATGTTCTACTCGGGAGCCATCGACGGTCCGGACTTCTGCCTCAACTTCAGCCTCGGCGGTCCAACCACCTACGCCTTCGACAGCGACGACAACGGAATCGCCGACGTGTGCTCCCTGCCCACCACCCGCCGGGTGGCCGTGGCCCGCCAGCGGGCCCTCGAGCACCTAGAAAGCCAGTTCTCCGACAACTTCGAACTCCTGTTCTTCTCACACTGCCGCCGCGTGCCTGAAACCTTCGGCGAGTCAGAGCAAGAGGAAGTGGACGATTGCGAGGCCATTCGCCGGTCGGCCACCATCTGA